The window tttttttaaaattttggtcaaatctggtcaaacagtggtcaaacaatggtcaaactaattattccagaaatattagtgttactaaataattattgttttttaaaacaatagtttcaaactcaaacagtgaaatgtgtcacttcatgctcaagctaaattcctgagggttaatagaattgacatcctactattgtcaggaaaacaacaggtgcagacttggaaacgagggagaatagaacccggaagttaagcgtgctcaggctggagtagtgagaggatgggtgaccgtccgggaagttagatgatttggaatgatgaggggtgattagagattagaggataaattgagcagtgatgaggggtggtgattagagattagaggttaaaataattcagaaatttgaaaataaaaaaattaaaaaaattcgtaaaaaaccaggtttaaacctacggaggaggcctttagtcccgattagccacgagaaccgggactaaaggacgggcctttagtcccggttagccacgagaaccgggactaaagcctttagtcgtggttcgtaagaggcgcgactaaagggggggtctttagtcacgcatatttagtcccggttgcacagccgggactaaaggcctttgcgaaccaggactaaaggccttttttctaccagtgtatGTGATTCACCAGGGGCCGTTTGGTTCTAGGCCTAGCATTGTCAATTTTTgtcacacatttttgccaagcttgcctaaggtTAATTCATCAAATTGAGAgtcacaagttggcaagcctaagggaatcttgccataTTTTTTGTGTGTATGCCATGTGGGGTCCAAGtatggcttgcctaaggtgtggcttaaACTAAACACTCATCTAAATTGGTCAAACTTgtctaaccttaggtgtggcaatcTTTGCCAAAATTAGTCACAACCAAACAACCCCTGAGTGTACCTGATAGGACGGAGTGGAGTCCCTACTACTGACCTGATTGAGGGGAGACATGCATGCGATGCGAGAGCACAAGTGACAATATTGATCAGCGACTAGCAGCACGGGCATGAAGCTTTACACGCAGGAAGCATGTGGGCGTGACCTGGATTGAGGGATTGGATCTCTAGCAGTAGCATGCATGCACGAGGCGTCGTCCGTTGCCTTGGGTTGCAGGCATGTGTTTCACACGTAGACCAACCAAAGGAATCTACTCAGAAAGCTCGTTGCAAACGACAAATATTATATAGTACTGGCTGCAGACTTTGCAGTGCATCACGTGGGTTAGTAGGTGGGCTGCTGCGTGCCGCGTTTCATTTTATTTGATGGGATGTGACTACAGTAAACGCCAGTTAGCTAGAGTGACCCCCTAAAAAAAAGTTAGCTAGAGTGATAGAAATACCGGTCGGTTCTCTTGTTGCACGCActagtaaacatgcacccagcgGAAGAAGAGAACAATGACTGAAGCTGATGATTTGGGCTGATCTATCTCTCAGTTCTCCGCAAAACACTTGTGAATCTCTGTTTGTCCTCCACTCGTGTCAGTGTAGGAATGTCATGTTTTGTCAACAAAAATAACACGCTGACGCGATGCACATCGGTCCTcgatatatatacatatataaggaaaatccatcctaccacccggtggtagttaccccacatgtctcatatactaccatgtggtactatatatactattctattattttaaatatgttcgtatactatatctaagatatttcaaagcaagttacatgaaaaaattacatatgagcccatagtttttgttatatttgtgaaatGCGTACatatttgtgtgtgtgtgtgtgtgtgtatatatatatatatatatatatatatatatatatattcctcATGCCCTCAATAAAAATAACATTATCAAGTGAAGAAATCACCGCCAATGTCGAAAATTCCACGAGATGAGGCCTGCCGGATTTGCGACCATGGATGACCGGTACCACCAACATGGGCTTGTGGTGCCACTACAGTCCACTCGTGAGCGATGAGCTAGAGTGACCAGTGCCCTGCCACCAGGTCCGTCACATGGGCTCAGTGTAGGGGTGTCCATAGGCAGCCCGAAACTACTTCACAGACGACATGTGGTTGCACGATCCTGGGCCGATGAATAATCCAATGATCGTCGTCTGTGTAGCAGTGCTCTTGGCAGCCGCGATGTTTGAATGAAGCAACGGCCAGGGGTACCACATGGGGTTTACACCATGTGGGCTTTTGTCTATAGGCGACGGGACTAATGCTCCCAATTTAAGAAATCATAACGTACGTTGCCTAGAACATGCTTCGCATTGTCTACCATTTTTTTTTTCGAGAAACTAATCTGGATAGAACTGCATTGTAGACCATCACGTGGTGGGGCGTAGGGTATTCTTAAAAAGCCACGATGCTGTATTTTAGTTTAGCATAAAATGCAGTTCTATCTTTGCTCTTTTTATAGAGAAAAACTCTAATGTTAATTGTCAGATATCTCTCCAAGTGTTTGTGGCAAAGTATGAACGCGGGCGACAATAGACGTGCATCTAGTCCAGCTTTGAATACACGGAAGTGTGTGACCAAATAGAAAAATCCAGTGCAACAAAAAGTTCTTGCCCTTCCACTTGGAATTCATCTAGAAATACAGGTGTCAATTGCACCATGTGCCCATAAGCGAAAAGCTTGTgagcgcgcgcgcgcgcacacacaacATCCCAAGTAGATCATGTCGACCCCAGATCCACTTGGCATTGAGCAACTTGCTTCAACACTACAATTTTGTAATGGATTAGATGGTAAATTCTTTTAGTTGGATTTGAATTTGACATCTCTCTATCTTGATGATTTCTACATGAATGCATTCCATTCCTGCTTCTACATGGTTTATGATTTGGATGTGATTTCATATTGCAATCCATTCCATGCATGCACGCCTTTTCGGTGCAACTGCATATAAAAGTTTTAACAAAGAAGATTTTTGAGCAAAGAATATGCTCTTTATTTCAGACACAAGAAGGAATGATGAGCATGCATCGAACCCTCATTTCTTCTCTGCATCTACCAGATCAAGATGCAGAGGGAACTCTTAAAGACTGCAAAAAATAAAGGAAAAGCACAAGCTAATCGGCATTATTCGGGCGACAACAGGTCCAATCACGCGGCGTTAGTGCAGCGGGTCTTGCAGAAGTTGGCGACGCGGTCCTTGCACTGGAAGCTGTTGCGGCCGCCGACGGTGGACCTCGAGCAGGTCTTGCAGGCCGGGTTGCACCCGGTTGGTGAGGTGTCCATGCATGTGCACTGAGGTGGGATGGACCTGGTGCAGGAGCCGCAGTTGTCGCAGCACAGCGTCGCGCCTGCAGGCAACCAACCAAGGTCAATAACCTGCTAGACTGACTTATTCCACGAGGCGAAGAAGAGGAAACCCGGCCTCACCTTGGCTATGGGCGAGAGGCAGAGCTGCTGCGAGGACGGCGATGACGGCCAGCGCGGCGAGCAGCACCTGTGGCCTCATGCTTGCGTCTGGTTGGCGAGGATTGGTTGCAAAGACTGACTGAATATGTAGGAGGGACTGGGTTGGTTCGTGCCTAATGGGATGGAATGCCGGGCTTCTTATAGGGCGGAGTC is drawn from Aegilops tauschii subsp. strangulata cultivar AL8/78 chromosome 1, Aet v6.0, whole genome shotgun sequence and contains these coding sequences:
- the LOC109744579 gene encoding Bowman-Birk type trypsin inhibitor, encoding MRPQVLLAALAVIAVLAAALPLAHSQGATLCCDNCGSCTRSIPPQCTCMDTSPTGCNPACKTCSRSTVGGRNSFQCKDRVANFCKTRCTNAA